The DNA window TGCGCATTGCCTTGAAACAACCGGTCTTGTTTTTCGCACAACTCCGCGATCTCGCCGCATGTTTCGCGCGAGGTTTGGCCTGCTCGTTTCGCCCTCTGCAATCAGAGGGCGCAGGGAATGCCGGGCGCCCGATGCGCCCGAGAGCCGCGTGTGCAGGGGTAGTGGTAGAACGCACACGCGTAATCAGATCACACCGGAATCACCCGGCATTCCCCGCGCAATGGTTTACGGCTTATACGCGCTCTCCCCGGTGATCGGCTTGTTGACACCGTCACTGGCGAAAAACTCCGCCAGCTTGACGCCTGCGTCGAGGCGTCAGGACCACACGACTTCGCCGTCCGCAAGGCGCGCCCTCGTCAGAAGCACAGCCCGCGTCCACCGCATCCAAGCCCCGCGTTGGTGACGTTGCGCAACGCCCCTCTGTTGGGACAGGACAGCGGCGGATATACAAGCGATTTGGGTCTTCGGAAAACCAGAATATTTTTTCAAAAGGGGCTGGACACATCGCGGACGCGGTCGAGCACTGATTTGCCCGTCAGGCGGGCTGGCAAGTATCCGTGTGTACGCGACGGCCTCGTCGCCGGCGCGGTGACCGGTCCTATCGCGCTCGGCGTTCTCCGCAGCCAATCGCGATCGGTTCAGGAATTGCGGCTTGCGGTGAATGTCCCGTGACTAGACAGGAATTCGATAACACCGCAGAGCACGCGAAAGAGTCAGTTCCTCACCAATGACCTCGACTGCGACCCCAGTATCCGCCACCACCGAACAAGAGCACCAGTACAACGATAATCAGAAGCAATTCCATGGGATTTCTCCGTTGATGCCGAATGGCATTATTTGTCGCGTAGCTAACTACTCAACGGCGTCTCCAAAGTATTGTTCCCGATCAACGTGCAACCTCCCCGACTTGCGTTGCGGGGGACGTGAGCAATTTCGCTCGGTCTTCACTCGACTTCAGGTGAGCAATAGTGACCGGCAATTCCGTAACTCAGAGCATACGCGCCCGGTATCCGCGGGCCAATTTAAGGACGCAAAAGCGCTCAGGCTGGGCTTGACGTCAAGTCGATGCCGGTCGGGACAAGCAGGTCGAATTTGCGATGCGACGGCTGGTGAACGTGGGTGCCAAAATGCGCAAAACTTTATGATTATGGCCGGCTTGAATCTGAATAAGAAACAATCAAACCAATTCTACTTGATCCTGATGGTAATCTTGTCCGAAACCACCGGCGGGTTGAACGGATAGTGACTTGCGTCGCCCAGCACGAGTTGAAGCGTATGTTTGCCGGGTGGCAGTTCAATACGCGCCTCGGTTTGACCAGCTCCAAAATGAAGATGTGACTTGTCTTGTGGAATCGGTTCCTTGGGATCGATCGGTTCATTCACATCAACCAGCAAATGGTGATGGCCGCTGTTTTGATAGTTATCGCCGGCATGGGTTACTCCCATGTTGCGCAGACCGAAGCGGCACCAAAACCCGCCTTTGATCGTCGCGCCGTTCTGCGGCCACACGAAATAAAGCTGGGCATCCTTTGGCGCGGGCCTTCCCTGGGCATAGGCAGCAAATGACAGACAAGTCAGGACCGCGGACAACGCGATGAGGCGGGTGACCTTCATGACTCAACATCTCCTGGCGTTCATGGGGGAGACAGTGCGATGCGGAATCCATGGGTCGGATATCGCACGTTGGTGTCGTAGCTGTCACGGTTTGATGGCCGGACATACTGCGCGTCATTCCTCCACGAACCGGACCGGATGACGTGTGAGCCGCATTCGCCCTCGAGCCACGCCGAACCGTCCGCCGGAGCGCCGTGGTAATTTTTGTGCCAGCAGTCCTCGGCCCACTGATCGACGCCGCCACCCATATCATACAGTCCGAACGGGTTTGGCCTGAAGCTGCCGACCTTGATCGGTTGCTCGGCGAGTGCGACGTCATTGCAATTCTTGCAATTGGCCATGCCGGATTGAAGCTGATCACCCCACCAGTACTTTGTTTGCGTGCCTCCGCGCGCGGCATACTCCCATTCGGCCTCGCTTGGCAGCCGGTATGGCTTGCGCGTCGCGTCCGCGAGCCACGCGACATACTGCTTGGCGTCAGTCCAGCTTACGTTCGTGACGGGCGCATCATCCTTGCCGCTTGCCACGAACGCACACGCCTTCGCAGCAGCGCACGCGTTCCATTCGCGCACGGAGATGGGATACCGACTGATGGCAAACGGCTTGATCGTGACCTGGTGCGTTGGCTTCTCGGTGACGTCGTCATTGCTCCCCATCGTGAAACTGCCGCCCCGGATCGTGGTCATCTCGGGCTCATGGAGCCCCGACGCCGGCGGTGCTGCGGGCTGCGCTGATTGTTGGGTGGTTGTTGCGACCGAAGGAGCCGGCGTGGGTGCCACCGAAGGAGCCGGCGTAGGCGCCGGCGCAGGCGCCGCTTGCTGCGGAATTGGCGCTACGGCGGGAGCAGGCTGAGGTTGCCGCGTTGCCGGTGTGATGGCAGGGCCGGGCAACGGGGGCGCGGTCGGTATCGCCGTCGGAGGCGAGACCGAAGCTGACGTCTGGTTCCCCACTTTGCCACGCGGTTGCAGCAGCAGGTACCAGAGGACGCCGCCAGCGATGACCAGCAGCGTAAGGCTCAGCAAAAAAATCAGAACATTCTCGCGCCGCTTCCTGGTCCTTTGGAAGGCCGCCGGATCGGGAAGCACCCGATAGACCCTCACCGGATCGGTGATGTTCTTGACCTTGCGATCGCCAAGCGACTCGTATCCGCAAACCAGTTTGTGTTTTATCTGCTCGTAAATGCCGCCAGAGATGTAAACCTGGCCGGGATCGGCAATACCCTCGAGGCGTGAAGCCACATTGACGCCGTCACCGTAAACGTCGTCTGGCTCGATGATGACATCGCCAAGATTGACACCAATCCGATATTCGATCCAGTGATGCCTCGGCAGCGAGGTGTTGCGTCCGACCATGTTTTGCTGGATGACGATGGCGCAGCGCACGGCCTCGACGGGACTGTCAAAGATTGCGATAAAACCGTCGCCGGTGGTCTTGACGAGCTTTCCGTGGTTTTCTGCAATGCTGGGCTCGATGAGATCGCGCTCGATCCGCTTCACGCGATTATGCGTTCCTTCTTCATCAAGTTCCATCAAGCGGCTGTAGCCGGCAATATCGGCAGCGACAATCGCAGCCAGACGACGCGGCATTGAATCGCGTGGAGGCTCACCGCTCCGGCCCGTTTTGAAATCCCGAATTTCGGCCATGGCTCGGACTGGGTCTCCATAAACTGCAAATGGCAGTGTTAGGGCCACACAACTTCCGAAAGCAAACTTGCTGCTGGCACGATATCATATTGCCAGTTTGGGACAAGTTAATCGGGCGGGATTGGCGGCGACCACGGCGGGTCAAAACGCCGCTCTAATAGTCGGGCGGCTACTTCCGTATCTGCTTCATCAAACAGACATTGCGCGATGTCCGTCGGCAAATCTCAAAAGTTGCAAAGATCTCAAAAGTGACAGGAGGAGACGTGCCTGCCCGCAGAAATTCAACGGACATCTCCGGCGCAACAATCCCGGCTACGGCCTACACGGCGATCACGCAATTACGACCTTCACGTTTCGCGCGGTAGAGCCGCTGATCGGCGACACCCAAACGAGTCGAGCGTATCTCCATCGCGCCCAAACTCCGACACCCCGATGCTGACGGTGATCTTGATCGGCGGCGGAATTCCGACATCGAATGTATCGTCGAGATGGCCGATCGAAGACGCTCGCCGACCGCGCAAGCCGCATCGCGCGATACGGAATAGGACGCGAAACCCAAGGCAGGCACACAGGTGCAAGTGCGCGCGTGGTTGTGTGTCTGGATTGCAACAAACATTTTGTTTCTCGCATGGAACAGAACCTTGGACTCCACAACGGAGGCAAGCTTTAGATAATCTCGAAATACCGGGGCCGAGCGAGTTATTTTCAGATTCAATAGATTTTGAGCCCGGCGACCGCTGGACATTTTTCCAGCGGTCTTTTCATTGCCGTGAGCGCGGTCGTGCTTGCTGGGGATTTTATAATGCTGTTTCGGGGGAGTCTGTTCGCATGGCAATCGAGAAGCTGAGAGACGAAAGCATTTTGCGGTTTTATGACGCCATCCGCAGAGAGGTCGAAGCTGACCGGAGTTACAAGCGCAAATTCATGATCGGCACTTCCGTAAGGCAATATGCCGAGGCTTTGCGCGTCGAAATGACCAGACGGCGATTGCGGCACACGCCTATTGAGTGGCATCGAGATCGGTGACGCAGGCCCTCTCGGGCGGTACGCGCTCTCTCATCTTCCCGCCCCGCTCTCCGCGCTGGGCACCGCGTTGGGTGCAGCGCAGCGAGACTATAATTTCAGCTTGCGCCGCGATAAGCGGAGAGGAAGACTTCAGGACGGCAGCTTGTAGAGCTGGGGCTGAAGGCGAAACCGAAGGGCTACCGATGGGTTCCCGCGGTACGAAAGGCACTCCTGCAGACGTTCCGACCACGTCGGAAACGGAGGAGCCCTATGGCCTGGCGCGACCGGCTCCGGCAAAAGAAAAGAAGACTGCCGAGGAACTGGCGGCGATGATCCGCCAGGATTTGAGCAAGGTGGACGGCTGGCCAGAACGGGGTGTCAGCGTAACCGTCTATGGTCTTAACCCGTGGAATTCTTTGCTCGCGTTTGGCGTCGACGCCGGCCCCGTTCCCAATAAGGTCGATCTACAGAATTTTTGCGACATCATCACCGAGCGGCTGAAGCGGTTGTACGACGTCAGGGTTGTCGAGCCGCCTTAGTCCATCCCCCTCAGTTGAGCGGCAGCCACACAATGTCGCACGGTCCGTTACAGCCGTTGCAGTGGGCTGGTTGGCGGAAGGTGCTGGCCAATTGCCATTCCTGCGATTCATTGCTCCACTGAGCAACGGCATGAGAGACGATATCATCCGAGTGGCAACTGGAGCATACGGGTGTCGACCGTACCGCCAGCCGCTTGGCGAACTGTGCGGGCTGTGCGGGCTGTGCGGGCTCCGGATTGGGACTAAACGGATTGAGAAGCAATGCTTGTCTCATATTCTTCCCCGACGACATGAACTCAGACCTTACCCAGCCGAATTTAACTCTTGAGTGATGATTCTGTCTTGGCCGCAGCTTCTCACGGCTGTGGATTGTGGCTTTCTGCATCCCGCTGTGGCGCGCCGAGCACAGCATGGATGCGGCGGGAGCGTGCCGTACTCTCAGCCACTGATAGACGCCGACCTGCAGCTTCCGAATTCAAACTAGGCCACAGGCGCGAGATAGACCGGTACCCAAAGCGGAGCGCTGTCTCAATTCGGAAACTCGCAATCGTGAAACAGGACACCGAGCCCGAAGCCCAGCTTCGCCCGTATCCATGGCGGCGACCCATCATGCGACGCGCAGCGGAGCCGAGGTAGCCGACATCACATCGGCCACCTCAAAAATAGATCGCAACCCTAGGCCGCTTTGCCCTTTTGCTGCTTGTGGAAGGCCTCGGCCCGTTTTGCCAGTTCCTTCGGCTCAACGTCTTCCTTGTGGGTCGCGATGAACCAGCTATTGCCCGAGGGATCCCTGACACCGCCGCCGCGGTCGCCGTAGAACATGTCCATCGGCTCCATGACATTGCTGCCGCCGGCCTTGATCGCTTGCTGGTACACGCTGTCGACGTCCGGAACGTAGATGTAGAGAGTCGAAACCGTCGCCTTCGCCATTTCGTTTTCCTCGGCAATCATGACGTGGGAATCACCGATAGTGACCTGCGCGTGCATGATCGACCCGTCCGGCCGCTTGATGGCGTCGTGCGACAGCTTGGCCCCGAACGCCTGCATCAGGAATTCGATAACCTTGGGGGCGTTGCGAACCGTCAAATACGGCGTGACAGTGTGGTAGCCGTCCGGAATGAATTTTACACCCATGATTGGCTCCCATGTTGGTGAGATGCCAAACGTTGCTCCGGAATTTTGAGGTTTGTGTGCCGCCCCTGTGAAGATATGGCGGCGGCAGGCGGCGGAACCGGCCGCGATGCAGGCGCTGTCAATGGTCGCAGAACATCGCGGCCCAACGACGCTCGCG is part of the Bradyrhizobium erythrophlei genome and encodes:
- a CDS encoding VOC family protein, with protein sequence MGVKFIPDGYHTVTPYLTVRNAPKVIEFLMQAFGAKLSHDAIKRPDGSIMHAQVTIGDSHVMIAEENEMAKATVSTLYIYVPDVDSVYQQAIKAGGSNVMEPMDMFYGDRGGGVRDPSGNSWFIATHKEDVEPKELAKRAEAFHKQQKGKAA
- a CDS encoding SUMF1/EgtB/PvdO family nonheme iron enzyme, with product MAEIRDFKTGRSGEPPRDSMPRRLAAIVAADIAGYSRLMELDEEGTHNRVKRIERDLIEPSIAENHGKLVKTTGDGFIAIFDSPVEAVRCAIVIQQNMVGRNTSLPRHHWIEYRIGVNLGDVIIEPDDVYGDGVNVASRLEGIADPGQVYISGGIYEQIKHKLVCGYESLGDRKVKNITDPVRVYRVLPDPAAFQRTRKRRENVLIFLLSLTLLVIAGGVLWYLLLQPRGKVGNQTSASVSPPTAIPTAPPLPGPAITPATRQPQPAPAVAPIPQQAAPAPAPTPAPSVAPTPAPSVATTTQQSAQPAAPPASGLHEPEMTTIRGGSFTMGSNDDVTEKPTHQVTIKPFAISRYPISVREWNACAAAKACAFVASGKDDAPVTNVSWTDAKQYVAWLADATRKPYRLPSEAEWEYAARGGTQTKYWWGDQLQSGMANCKNCNDVALAEQPIKVGSFRPNPFGLYDMGGGVDQWAEDCWHKNYHGAPADGSAWLEGECGSHVIRSGSWRNDAQYVRPSNRDSYDTNVRYPTHGFRIALSPP
- a CDS encoding DUF3309 family protein — its product is MELLLIIVVLVLLFGGGGYWGRSRGHW
- a CDS encoding DUF4399 domain-containing protein is translated as MKVTRLIALSAVLTCLSFAAYAQGRPAPKDAQLYFVWPQNGATIKGGFWCRFGLRNMGVTHAGDNYQNSGHHHLLVDVNEPIDPKEPIPQDKSHLHFGAGQTEARIELPPGKHTLQLVLGDASHYPFNPPVVSDKITIRIK